A section of the Pediococcus inopinatus genome encodes:
- a CDS encoding EAL domain-containing protein: MYRYFIQPQLNKMNNSLIGYELLIRKHSDNGWQVPKLFSEIPAPVIADMLAETTAKLVLKIGSVSVNLNRTQMMNKQINAALIKAQDQLRPLKLNVELTEEPGDEAITNADLEPMFKRFIQRGMEICLDDVGTGDNQINEIEALFPYVSEIKFALQNFKESFQDPKIQAKVVYWRDIARKENLRFILEGIEDDADDQLADDLEIDLRQGYYYGKPHLLKINADDPD; the protein is encoded by the coding sequence ATGTATCGTTATTTTATTCAACCACAATTAAATAAGATGAATAATTCATTAATTGGATACGAACTATTAATTCGGAAACATTCGGATAATGGTTGGCAAGTGCCAAAGCTGTTTTCAGAAATTCCTGCCCCAGTTATTGCAGATATGTTAGCAGAAACAACAGCCAAATTAGTTTTAAAAATTGGATCCGTTTCGGTTAATTTAAATCGAACACAAATGATGAATAAGCAAATTAATGCGGCACTAATCAAGGCGCAAGATCAATTACGACCACTGAAGTTAAACGTTGAATTAACCGAGGAGCCAGGGGATGAAGCAATTACTAATGCTGATCTGGAGCCCATGTTTAAGCGGTTCATTCAGCGTGGAATGGAAATTTGTTTGGATGATGTGGGCACAGGGGATAATCAGATTAACGAGATAGAAGCATTATTTCCGTACGTGAGTGAAATCAAATTTGCTTTACAGAACTTTAAGGAAAGTTTTCAGGATCCCAAAATTCAAGCTAAAGTCGTTTATTGGCGTGATATTGCGCGGAAAGAAAATTTACGTTTTATTCTTGAGGGAATTGAAGATGATGCTGATGATCAGCTAGCTGATGATTTGGAGATTGATTTGCGCCAAGGCTATTATTACGGAAAACCACATTTACTTAAAATTAATGCTGACGATCCTGATTAG
- a CDS encoding MFS transporter, whose product MESQKELSGKTVLLMAIATGIIVANLNYIQPIEGLIATSFQVSKAAVGVVAMLTQLGYAFGLLFIVPLGDIFNRYHLIQIMLSLSILALLLAFWAPSLIIFGTASLLVGITSVAPQIIIPYAAYLAPSLHQGKVLGNVLSGLLTGILLSRSVSGLLGSFLSWQYVYLIAAIICTILLGVLHAFLPRDPRSHQTMHYGKVLASLPKLLAKEKHLQGSAINGFCLFGVSNVLWSTLAFYLAHQYHYGSDVAGLLGLLGITGVLFASIIGRLVDAYSPRITIGLGILFSTLAFIIFAGLGHFFIGLIVGIILLDLGTQFGQVSNQAIVQSLSLQASSRNNSIFMFSYFLGGSLGTFFGTFAWSNYGWIGVCIVAAVFLVLALLGHLFLKEPQKLS is encoded by the coding sequence TTGGAATCACAAAAGGAATTATCCGGAAAAACTGTTTTACTCATGGCAATTGCTACTGGAATTATTGTAGCTAATTTAAATTATATCCAACCGATTGAAGGCTTGATCGCAACTAGCTTTCAAGTTTCCAAAGCCGCTGTCGGTGTTGTCGCCATGCTCACCCAATTGGGATACGCGTTTGGCCTTTTATTCATTGTGCCATTAGGGGATATCTTCAATCGTTATCATCTCATTCAAATCATGTTAAGTTTATCAATTTTAGCATTGTTACTGGCCTTCTGGGCACCATCCCTTATCATATTTGGCACAGCATCTTTACTAGTTGGAATTACTTCCGTGGCTCCCCAAATAATCATTCCCTACGCGGCTTATTTAGCCCCTAGTCTCCATCAGGGAAAAGTTTTAGGAAACGTCCTCAGCGGATTATTAACTGGGATCCTATTATCTCGCTCAGTCAGCGGTTTATTAGGAAGCTTTCTCAGTTGGCAATATGTCTATTTAATCGCCGCGATCATTTGCACAATCTTATTAGGTGTCTTACATGCCTTCTTACCAAGAGATCCACGTTCACATCAGACTATGCACTACGGCAAAGTTTTGGCATCTCTGCCGAAACTATTAGCTAAAGAAAAACACTTACAAGGATCTGCCATTAATGGCTTTTGTTTGTTTGGCGTGTCAAACGTTTTGTGGTCCACTTTGGCATTTTATTTAGCTCATCAGTATCATTATGGTAGCGACGTTGCTGGCTTGTTGGGCCTGTTAGGAATTACGGGCGTTTTATTTGCCTCAATCATTGGTCGTTTGGTTGATGCCTATTCACCAAGAATCACAATTGGTCTTGGCATTCTTTTTTCAACCTTGGCATTTATTATTTTTGCTGGCCTTGGGCATTTCTTTATCGGCTTAATCGTGGGAATTATCCTCTTAGACTTAGGAACCCAATTTGGGCAGGTTTCAAACCAAGCCATTGTTCAATCATTGAGTTTACAGGCGAGCAGCCGTAACAATTCCATTTTCATGTTTAGTTACTTTTTAGGTGGCTCCTTAGGAACTTTCTTTGGGACATTTGCCTGGAGTAACTATGGCTGGATTGGTGTTTGTATTGTCGCCGCCGTTTTCTTAGTTTTAGCTCTCCTTGGACATTTATTTTTAAAAGAACCGCAAAAATTAAGTTAA
- a CDS encoding DHH family phosphoesterase encodes MKKLRLAERIPVFMRNPRLRLLAIYIILLSLVGAGVAFYYNWILGVVLLILLILGSVFINDTLHRVNEETTKYISDLSFRIKRSEQDSLLRMPLGILIYGDEDQIQWINPYMQGYMGDKDVLGKKIVDVDKDLAKLLEDHREEKGTVTVSWGDRQFTLLTEQDSHVLYMMDITKYAKIEEAYDDSQVVIGQVFLDNYDEVTQSMADSDVSSLSSFVTNQISSWAQEFGMYLKRVDDDHFFVLMYAEVLQKVEADNFKLLDTIREATSKQNFPITLSIGIAYGDQDLNNLADLSQSNLDLALGRGGDQVVVKAPDDQARFYGGKTNPMEKRTRVRARMISQAVTELMSQADQIFVMGHQQSDMDSLGACLGIRRIAQMNNRQCWIVLDEEHLHSDVKRLLTSLEDYPAIKESIITPEAALENANSQSLLVMVDHSKPSLTTAPELYKKLENRVMIIDHHRRGTEFPENPVLVYIEPYASSTCELITEMFEYQSKDSEPINEIEATGMLAGIEIDTKSFTTKTGTRTFDAASYLRSVGADEGLIRHFMKENVDSYLQRNHLIESVAFINKNLAVCVGEEERTYDPVTAAQAADSLLSISGIEASFVITRRSEKVVGISARSAGDVNVQLIMEQMGGGGHLGSAATQIEDQTVAEVKAQLTIILEKENDKENKDDEE; translated from the coding sequence ATGAAAAAATTACGTTTAGCAGAAAGGATTCCAGTATTTATGCGGAACCCTCGTTTACGGTTGTTAGCAATTTATATTATTTTGTTATCACTCGTTGGCGCAGGTGTTGCGTTTTATTACAACTGGATATTGGGAGTTGTCTTATTGATCCTTCTTATCTTGGGAAGTGTCTTTATTAACGACACACTTCACCGAGTTAATGAAGAAACAACAAAATACATTTCGGATCTTTCGTTTCGAATTAAACGTAGCGAACAGGATTCGCTTTTACGAATGCCACTTGGAATCTTGATTTATGGGGATGAAGATCAAATCCAGTGGATTAATCCTTATATGCAAGGCTACATGGGCGATAAAGATGTCTTAGGTAAAAAAATTGTCGATGTCGATAAAGATCTTGCAAAACTTTTGGAGGATCATCGTGAAGAAAAAGGAACAGTCACTGTTTCTTGGGGTGATCGGCAATTCACGTTATTAACTGAGCAGGACAGTCATGTTTTATACATGATGGATATCACCAAATATGCCAAAATTGAAGAAGCTTATGATGATTCACAAGTAGTAATTGGGCAGGTTTTCTTGGATAACTACGATGAGGTTACCCAGTCAATGGCGGATTCAGATGTCTCAAGTCTAAGCAGTTTTGTCACAAATCAGATTTCAAGTTGGGCACAGGAATTTGGGATGTATCTCAAACGTGTCGATGATGATCACTTTTTTGTGTTAATGTATGCTGAAGTTTTACAAAAAGTTGAAGCTGATAACTTTAAATTGTTGGATACCATTCGAGAAGCTACTTCCAAACAGAACTTTCCAATCACATTAAGTATTGGGATTGCCTATGGGGATCAAGACCTAAATAATTTGGCAGATTTATCGCAGAGTAATCTTGATTTGGCCTTGGGACGTGGTGGCGATCAGGTTGTTGTAAAAGCGCCAGATGATCAGGCCCGTTTTTATGGTGGTAAAACTAATCCGATGGAAAAACGGACGCGGGTAAGAGCTAGGATGATTAGTCAGGCCGTGACTGAATTGATGTCACAGGCCGATCAAATTTTTGTCATGGGTCATCAGCAATCCGATATGGATTCACTTGGTGCATGTTTAGGTATTCGGCGAATTGCACAAATGAATAACCGGCAGTGCTGGATTGTATTGGACGAAGAACATTTACATTCAGACGTTAAACGGTTGTTAACTTCATTAGAGGATTATCCTGCTATTAAAGAGTCAATTATCACGCCAGAAGCAGCTTTAGAGAATGCGAATAGTCAGAGCTTACTTGTTATGGTGGATCATTCGAAACCCTCTTTAACAACCGCACCTGAGCTGTATAAAAAGCTTGAAAATCGTGTTATGATTATTGATCATCACCGACGAGGCACAGAATTTCCTGAAAATCCGGTTTTGGTTTATATTGAACCTTATGCATCTTCAACTTGTGAATTAATTACTGAAATGTTTGAGTACCAATCTAAAGATAGTGAACCGATCAATGAAATTGAGGCAACCGGGATGCTGGCGGGGATTGAAATTGATACAAAATCCTTTACAACAAAAACGGGAACCCGAACTTTTGATGCCGCCAGCTATTTAAGGTCAGTTGGGGCAGATGAAGGATTAATTCGTCACTTTATGAAGGAAAATGTGGATAGTTACTTACAACGTAATCATCTCATTGAATCTGTGGCGTTTATAAATAAAAACTTAGCAGTTTGTGTGGGTGAAGAAGAGCGGACATACGATCCGGTTACGGCTGCCCAGGCGGCTGATTCCTTACTTTCAATTTCTGGAATTGAAGCATCATTTGTTATTACCCGGCGTTCTGAAAAAGTAGTCGGAATTTCCGCGCGAAGTGCTGGTGATGTTAATGTTCAGCTAATTATGGAACAAATGGGTGGTGGTGGTCATTTGGGTAGTGCCGCTACACAAATTGAAGATCAAACCGTTGCTGAAGTTAAAGCGCAGTTAACCATCATTTTAGAAAAAGAAAATGATAAAGAAAATAAAGACGACGAGGAGTGA
- the rplI gene encoding 50S ribosomal protein L9, which yields MKVIFLEDVKGKGKRGEVKNVPDGYGQNFLIKNGKAELATKGAMSSLKGQQRAEEKHEEEVLETAKQLKTTLEADKTVVELTAKAGTDGRLFGSIPSKQIAQALEKQFGLKLDKRKIELTDPIRVLGYTNVPVKLHPGVTAKIRVHVAEK from the coding sequence ATGAAAGTTATTTTTTTAGAAGATGTTAAAGGCAAAGGTAAACGTGGCGAGGTTAAGAATGTCCCAGATGGCTATGGACAAAATTTCTTGATTAAAAATGGTAAAGCCGAGCTAGCCACAAAGGGTGCCATGAGCAGTTTAAAAGGGCAACAACGTGCTGAAGAAAAACATGAAGAAGAAGTTTTGGAGACAGCTAAGCAGTTAAAAACTACTCTAGAAGCCGATAAGACAGTGGTTGAATTAACCGCTAAGGCTGGTACTGACGGCCGGTTGTTTGGATCGATTCCCAGTAAACAAATTGCGCAAGCACTTGAAAAGCAGTTTGGACTTAAATTAGACAAACGAAAGATCGAATTGACCGACCCAATTCGTGTGTTGGGCTATACAAATGTACCCGTTAAATTACACCCAGGGGTAACAGCTAAAATTCGCGTTCACGTTGCAGAAAAGTAA
- the dnaB gene encoding replicative DNA helicase has product MNNDSLENQTPPQNSEAEKAVLGAIFLDSEVLVEAMEYLTPEDFYQRAHQIIFQTMVTLNDEDEAIDVVTMNNRLTAQNQLDNVGGISYIAELAASVPTAANVVYYAKIVQEKAILRRLIKAATKIVTKSYQQDESVGDVLDEAEREISEVSEDRNQSGFKKISDVLTDSMTEINKLYQNGDEITGLSTGYSELDKITAGLHPDELFILAARPAVGKTAFALNIAQNVGTKTDKTVAIFSLEMGADQLVNRMLCAEGSIDANHLRTGQLDEEEWQNLVIAMGSLAKANIYIDDTPGVKMAEIRAKCRRLAKEQGNLGLVVVDYLQLIEGSGQENRQQEVSAISRQLKKLAKELRVPVLALSQLSRGVEQRQDKRPVLSDIRESGSIEQDADIVAFLYREDYYDREDGEDGDGNDSDPRQSEDPDVGPVEVIIEKNRSGARGTVKLLFVKSYNKFAPIAYVPDN; this is encoded by the coding sequence ATGAATAATGATAGTTTAGAAAATCAAACACCGCCACAAAATAGTGAGGCGGAAAAAGCCGTTTTAGGAGCCATTTTCTTGGATTCCGAAGTTCTTGTGGAAGCCATGGAATATCTGACACCTGAAGATTTCTATCAACGAGCTCATCAAATTATTTTCCAAACCATGGTCACGTTAAATGATGAGGATGAAGCGATTGATGTTGTCACAATGAATAACCGTTTGACAGCGCAAAATCAGTTAGACAATGTAGGCGGTATCAGTTATATTGCCGAGTTGGCAGCTTCCGTTCCAACTGCGGCCAACGTTGTCTACTACGCAAAAATCGTTCAAGAAAAGGCTATTTTACGGCGTTTGATCAAAGCTGCCACTAAGATTGTTACCAAAAGCTATCAGCAAGATGAGAGCGTTGGGGATGTTTTAGATGAAGCGGAACGAGAAATCAGCGAAGTTTCAGAAGATCGTAATCAATCAGGATTCAAGAAGATTTCTGATGTATTGACCGATTCAATGACTGAAATTAATAAATTGTATCAAAACGGCGATGAAATTACCGGATTGTCTACTGGTTACAGTGAGTTAGACAAAATTACGGCAGGCCTTCATCCGGATGAGCTCTTCATTCTAGCTGCCCGACCAGCTGTTGGTAAAACTGCGTTTGCATTAAACATTGCGCAAAATGTGGGAACCAAAACGGATAAAACAGTGGCCATTTTTAGTTTGGAAATGGGTGCTGATCAACTAGTTAATCGGATGTTGTGTGCGGAAGGCAGTATTGATGCCAATCACTTACGAACGGGTCAATTAGATGAAGAAGAGTGGCAAAATTTAGTGATTGCCATGGGAAGTTTAGCAAAGGCTAATATTTATATCGATGATACGCCGGGAGTTAAGATGGCTGAAATTCGGGCCAAATGTCGCCGATTAGCTAAAGAACAAGGCAATTTGGGATTAGTTGTGGTGGATTATTTACAACTAATTGAAGGTTCTGGCCAAGAAAACCGACAACAAGAGGTTTCTGCAATTTCACGTCAGCTAAAGAAGCTAGCAAAAGAACTCAGAGTACCAGTTTTGGCACTTTCCCAGCTTTCTCGTGGGGTTGAGCAGCGTCAGGACAAACGACCAGTATTGTCAGATATTCGTGAATCTGGATCAATTGAACAAGATGCTGATATCGTAGCTTTCTTGTATCGTGAAGACTACTACGATCGAGAAGATGGCGAAGACGGGGATGGGAACGATTCAGATCCACGTCAGAGTGAAGATCCGGATGTAGGGCCGGTTGAAGTTATTATTGAGAAAAACCGAAGTGGTGCGCGGGGAACTGTGAAGCTGTTGTTTGTAAAGTCTTACAACAAATTTGCGCCCATTGCGTACGTACCTGATAACTAG
- a CDS encoding MDR family MFS transporter yields MKELKLRYLLLGSWMDSIGMSFVWPLTTVYMHNILGHSLTVVGIVLMLNSVASIVGSFVAGRLFDKHDGYYLLLGGIAFTALSMLVLVFVNDWPIYPIMLVCIGLGTGWILAFVNALGTTVHSKDGRFVFNMLYFVQNLGVMIGTAVVGLMFKDDVAPLFAISTALYVVFFVVAAMNYHVKRERPESLQQMDQDAQPASKTQRMPHVNVVIMYTLFISLFVIWIFYQQWNSNISVYMLSLHIPLKDYSFLWTVNGLFIVIVQAFLSWKGGKMFKDPFHQVYFGMIFIIASFVILVFATQYIAFVLAMIILTIGEAITFPQIPAIANLLSPYGMKGRYQGLASSFPSAGRAVGPLVGSLIIDTFSFVSLFVVASVAIALILFVNIVLIERDKNELTEYK; encoded by the coding sequence ATGAAAGAACTTAAATTACGTTATTTGTTGCTTGGTTCATGGATGGATAGCATTGGGATGAGCTTTGTGTGGCCATTAACAACCGTGTATATGCACAACATTCTTGGACACTCACTCACAGTTGTGGGAATTGTGTTAATGCTAAACTCAGTGGCTAGTATTGTGGGATCATTTGTTGCCGGCCGTTTGTTCGACAAACATGATGGCTATTATCTATTGCTTGGAGGAATTGCCTTTACGGCTTTAAGCATGTTAGTTTTGGTGTTTGTTAATGATTGGCCGATCTATCCGATTATGTTAGTTTGCATTGGATTGGGGACTGGTTGGATTCTAGCATTTGTTAATGCGTTAGGGACAACCGTGCATAGTAAGGATGGGCGTTTTGTATTCAATATGTTGTACTTTGTCCAAAATTTAGGTGTGATGATTGGAACGGCAGTTGTGGGTTTGATGTTTAAGGATGATGTAGCGCCCTTATTTGCGATTTCAACTGCTTTGTATGTTGTCTTCTTTGTAGTGGCAGCGATGAACTATCACGTCAAACGAGAGCGACCAGAGAGTTTACAGCAAATGGATCAAGATGCGCAACCCGCTTCAAAAACGCAAAGAATGCCACATGTGAATGTGGTTATTATGTATACGTTATTCATTAGTTTGTTTGTTATTTGGATTTTTTATCAGCAATGGAACAGTAATATTTCGGTCTATATGTTGAGTTTGCATATTCCACTTAAAGATTACAGCTTTTTATGGACGGTTAATGGTCTTTTTATCGTAATCGTTCAAGCTTTCTTAAGTTGGAAGGGTGGCAAGATGTTTAAAGATCCTTTCCATCAAGTTTATTTTGGAATGATTTTTATAATTGCTTCATTTGTAATTTTGGTGTTTGCAACCCAGTACATTGCCTTTGTCTTGGCAATGATCATCTTAACGATCGGGGAGGCAATCACATTTCCGCAGATTCCGGCAATCGCAAACCTTCTTTCTCCATATGGGATGAAGGGACGATATCAAGGATTGGCAAGCTCCTTTCCGTCAGCGGGGCGTGCAGTTGGTCCACTTGTTGGTAGTTTAATTATTGATACGTTCTCTTTCGTTTCCTTATTCGTTGTCGCTTCCGTTGCCATCGCATTAATTTTATTTGTAAACATTGTGCTGATTGAACGAGATAAGAACGAATTAACAGAATATAAATAG
- a CDS encoding C40 family peptidase, protein MIKMNFKQVLVLTVGVVGITFGATNVASADASAGGNQQYTAAQTTANNATAQAMTTSTSTSDSSVVSEALSLAQMNIPYVWAGESMSGMDCSGFTEWVYAHTTGISLGHNTVVQEGHVTKHTVAEAQPGDLLFWGSQGASYHVGIYIGSGKYVAAPAPGQNVSVQTVSGAFMPSLSGHVNG, encoded by the coding sequence ATGATAAAAATGAATTTCAAACAGGTGCTTGTTCTTACAGTTGGGGTAGTCGGGATTACTTTTGGTGCAACAAATGTTGCGAGCGCTGATGCAAGTGCTGGAGGAAATCAACAATATACGGCTGCACAAACAACAGCAAATAACGCGACAGCTCAAGCAATGACAACAAGCACCTCGACAAGTGATAGTTCAGTCGTTTCTGAGGCTTTAAGCTTAGCACAAATGAATATCCCTTACGTTTGGGCTGGTGAATCAATGAGTGGAATGGATTGCTCAGGTTTCACTGAATGGGTTTATGCACACACTACAGGCATCAGCTTGGGACATAATACAGTGGTCCAAGAAGGTCATGTGACTAAACATACTGTTGCAGAGGCCCAACCTGGCGATCTATTATTTTGGGGATCACAAGGAGCAAGTTACCATGTTGGAATATACATAGGTAGTGGAAAATACGTTGCAGCCCCTGCACCTGGTCAAAATGTATCCGTTCAAACAGTTAGCGGTGCGTTTATGCCAAGTTTATCAGGCCACGTAAATGGTTAA
- a CDS encoding DUF1304 family protein yields the protein MLLTITVLISLLIALEHIYFLYIELFAPYEKVATFFSLPEKIIENPIVQKFIQNLGLFSGFVGLVLILTIVIVPNDPMKYVLIFLNLFVFLNGIYAGFVFSRKFFLLEALPGLLAMILAILI from the coding sequence ATGTTATTGACCATCACTGTCTTAATTAGTCTGCTCATTGCTTTAGAGCATATTTACTTCTTGTATATCGAACTTTTCGCGCCGTACGAAAAAGTTGCCACATTCTTCAGCTTGCCTGAAAAAATCATTGAAAATCCAATTGTTCAAAAATTCATTCAAAATTTAGGGTTGTTCAGTGGGTTTGTTGGACTGGTGCTTATTCTAACCATCGTGATTGTCCCAAATGACCCCATGAAATACGTCCTAATCTTTCTAAATTTGTTTGTCTTTCTTAATGGAATTTATGCAGGGTTTGTATTTTCACGAAAATTCTTCTTATTAGAAGCACTGCCGGGTTTACTGGCTATGATTTTAGCAATCCTAATTTAG
- a CDS encoding M23 family metallopeptidase has translation MMAALFMGLTLLVTVSHADEIYTVKSGDTLSEIAYNLNNGTSYQKLATTNKIKNVNLIYVGQKLLLKSDGEVKVATKSEVKSTPAVKSVTPKTNTSSTNKQSSNTTSTNTQSSNTTK, from the coding sequence ATGATGGCTGCATTATTTATGGGTCTCACATTATTGGTAACAGTTTCTCATGCTGATGAAATTTACACAGTCAAATCAGGCGATACACTTTCAGAAATTGCATATAACCTCAATAACGGGACCAGCTATCAAAAATTAGCAACAACGAACAAAATTAAAAATGTAAACTTGATCTATGTTGGTCAAAAGTTATTACTTAAGAGTGATGGCGAAGTTAAAGTTGCTACGAAGAGCGAAGTGAAATCAACACCAGCTGTTAAGAGTGTAACGCCAAAGACAAATACTAGCTCAACAAACAAACAAAGCTCAAATACTACATCTACAAATACGCAAAGTTCAAACACAACAAAATAA
- a CDS encoding ISL3 family transposase: MCYDLITKQNRKEEKQMSLTNSILSLFEMTDPNITVTGVTKKRCPNGQRIHVVHANLSYQLVKCPHCGHKSLIKNGTHVSHLRLGTLSGGRYEMQLRRQRYQCQHCLKTCGAKTNLVRRNETFTHNVKHQVIVLARDMLTSKEIAKICGISPSSVQRILNANIHLAYRVKQLPPNLCFDEFRSCNHLMSFNCCDAVSHRRIVTLEDRLSKDIIDYFEARYSVQERAKVQTITIDMNAEYASFIHRLFPNAVTIIDRFHIIQLAGRALDNVRTRIIRTFQDKHSRIYRILKSQWRLFHLAEEKINDTKLIYLRGINEYMTQQNAIDLALDEFPEFKTVYQTYQGILTAIHQKNATGFKNLITNYQVAGNQMDVTISTFVKNGSAVLNSCRYPYSNGPIEGLNRKIKVLKRSCFGFRNIHNFFIRISLIHE, encoded by the coding sequence TTGTGCTACGATTTAATCACCAAACAAAATCGAAAAGAGGAAAAACAGATGTCCCTAACTAATTCTATCTTAAGCTTGTTTGAAATGACAGACCCAAATATAACCGTAACTGGTGTTACCAAGAAACGTTGCCCGAATGGACAACGAATTCATGTCGTTCACGCCAACCTTTCTTATCAGCTTGTGAAATGTCCCCATTGTGGCCATAAAAGTCTAATTAAAAACGGTACCCACGTTAGTCATCTAAGGTTGGGAACCTTATCAGGCGGACGTTATGAAATGCAGCTAAGAAGACAAAGATATCAATGCCAACATTGTTTAAAAACCTGTGGAGCTAAAACTAACCTCGTTAGACGTAATGAAACTTTTACCCACAATGTTAAACATCAGGTCATTGTGCTAGCTCGTGACATGCTGACCAGTAAAGAAATCGCTAAAATTTGTGGCATTTCACCAAGTAGTGTGCAACGTATTTTAAATGCAAATATTCACTTGGCTTACCGTGTTAAGCAACTTCCACCAAATCTTTGTTTCGATGAATTTCGTTCCTGTAATCATCTAATGTCCTTTAACTGTTGCGATGCCGTTAGTCATCGCCGCATTGTGACCCTCGAAGATCGTCTCAGTAAGGATATCATTGATTACTTTGAAGCTCGTTATTCAGTTCAAGAACGTGCGAAAGTTCAAACAATTACTATTGATATGAACGCCGAATATGCCAGCTTTATTCATCGTTTATTCCCGAACGCTGTCACGATTATTGACCGTTTCCACATTATTCAGCTTGCTGGTCGTGCACTAGACAATGTACGTACACGCATTATCCGTACTTTTCAAGATAAGCATTCACGCATTTACCGCATCCTTAAATCTCAATGGCGTTTATTTCATTTGGCAGAAGAGAAAATCAATGACACTAAGCTTATCTATTTACGAGGCATTAACGAGTATATGACCCAACAGAACGCCATCGACCTTGCCTTAGATGAATTTCCAGAATTCAAAACTGTGTATCAAACTTATCAAGGCATTCTAACTGCTATCCACCAAAAGAATGCCACGGGATTTAAAAATTTGATTACCAACTACCAAGTAGCTGGTAATCAAATGGACGTCACCATTTCAACCTTCGTTAAGAACGGCTCAGCAGTGCTCAACAGTTGTCGTTATCCGTATTCTAACGGTCCTATTGAAGGACTTAATCGCAAAATCAAGGTATTAAAGCGTAGCTGTTTTGGTTTTCGAAATATTCATAACTTCTTCATTCGTATCAGTTTAATTCATGAGTAA
- a CDS encoding MurR/RpiR family transcriptional regulator: protein MALLEQFEQRTDLTETEQRIEDYIKGHLTDIPGMTIEQLAAFTYTSHSAIVRLSKKLGYKGFRDLKLAASDSLAQQLVSLGAVDANFPFNPTESATVITKNMADLTTTAIKRAQAQVDPQQLQTAAEMLLTGKRLFFFGRGDSQIRARSFQNKLIKLDIFPVIAEEYVDEKWVIANVHPTDCALFISYGANVPEYTQMMALLENKRISTILLTGKLQSKKTA from the coding sequence ATGGCATTACTTGAGCAGTTTGAACAGCGTACCGATTTAACTGAGACAGAGCAGCGTATTGAAGACTATATTAAAGGACATCTAACCGATATTCCGGGGATGACAATTGAACAACTGGCAGCCTTTACCTATACGTCGCATTCAGCAATTGTGCGCTTGTCTAAAAAATTAGGATATAAAGGGTTTCGTGACTTGAAATTAGCAGCCAGCGATAGTTTAGCGCAACAACTCGTCTCTTTGGGAGCCGTCGATGCAAACTTTCCATTTAATCCAACGGAATCGGCTACCGTAATCACTAAAAACATGGCTGATTTGACGACCACGGCGATTAAACGAGCCCAAGCTCAAGTTGACCCACAGCAACTACAAACCGCAGCAGAAATGCTATTAACTGGTAAACGACTCTTCTTTTTTGGCCGCGGTGACTCGCAAATCCGGGCACGAAGTTTTCAAAATAAGCTCATAAAACTAGATATTTTCCCCGTCATTGCTGAAGAATATGTTGATGAAAAATGGGTGATTGCTAATGTGCACCCAACGGATTGTGCCTTGTTTATTTCTTATGGAGCCAACGTTCCGGAATATACACAAATGATGGCGTTGCTTGAGAACAAACGGATTTCCACTATCTTACTTACTGGTAAACTTCAGTCTAAAAAGACAGCGTAA